From Rhizobium favelukesii, the proteins below share one genomic window:
- a CDS encoding antibiotic biosynthesis monooxygenase, which translates to MPKEYAAGFNIAPAPTTFIVNVIHAHPGKQDEAFRIIQDVVHYVAERKEGFLWSNLSKSTDGTTVVNIEAIQDEGNVGEFFADPAFLEKFRMLDSVSTSEFHTYTVDDLVLPKRANAEG; encoded by the coding sequence ATGCCCAAAGAATACGCCGCCGGCTTCAACATCGCGCCCGCCCCCACGACCTTCATCGTCAACGTCATTCACGCCCATCCGGGAAAACAGGACGAGGCTTTCCGCATCATCCAGGACGTCGTTCACTATGTCGCGGAGCGCAAGGAAGGCTTCCTCTGGAGCAACCTTTCAAAAAGCACGGACGGCACGACCGTCGTCAACATCGAAGCGATCCAGGACGAAGGCAATGTCGGCGAGTTTTTCGCCGATCCGGCTTTTCTTGAGAAGTTCCGCATGCTCGACAGCGTCTCGACGAGCGAATTCCACACCTACACCGTGGATGATCTCGTGCTGCCAAAGCGCGCGAACGCGGAAGGCTGA
- a CDS encoding LysR family transcriptional regulator, giving the protein MDNFGALGIFIQAAEFRSFARTGQQFGISSSAVGKTIARLEDRLGVRLFHRSTRSITLTPEGAMFLERCRRIAGEIEAAELELARTKAAPRGKLRVSLPLAGMLFMPTITAFMQSYPEIELDLDFTDRLVDVIEEGFDAVVRTGEISDSRLMTRTLGKFSHRIVGSSEYLARMGVPTTSQDLRRHFCLHHKYPSSGKLERWPFRTDGPLDLPVSSIASTLEPLIYMAERGIGLACLPLFTVREQLRSGRLISVMEDELADVGAFRILWPANRYPAPKIQVFVDYMARHLFS; this is encoded by the coding sequence TTGGATAATTTTGGCGCGCTCGGAATATTCATACAGGCGGCCGAATTCCGCAGTTTCGCCAGGACAGGGCAGCAATTCGGTATTTCATCCTCGGCTGTCGGGAAAACAATTGCGCGGCTTGAGGATCGGTTGGGAGTGCGGCTCTTTCATCGCAGCACGCGCAGTATCACGCTGACGCCCGAAGGGGCGATGTTCCTTGAGCGCTGTCGGCGGATCGCCGGCGAGATCGAAGCCGCAGAGCTCGAGCTGGCGAGGACGAAGGCGGCGCCGCGTGGAAAGCTTCGTGTCAGTCTGCCATTGGCAGGCATGTTGTTCATGCCGACGATTACCGCCTTCATGCAATCCTATCCCGAGATCGAGCTGGACCTGGATTTTACCGATCGCCTTGTCGATGTGATCGAAGAGGGGTTCGATGCCGTCGTTAGAACCGGCGAGATCAGCGATTCACGCCTGATGACGCGCACGCTCGGCAAGTTCTCTCACCGCATCGTGGGCTCGAGCGAATACCTCGCCCGTATGGGCGTGCCGACGACATCGCAGGACTTGCGACGTCACTTTTGCCTGCATCACAAGTACCCCTCGAGCGGCAAACTGGAGCGATGGCCGTTCCGGACCGATGGCCCGTTGGATCTGCCCGTGTCCTCGATCGCGAGCACCTTGGAGCCGTTGATCTATATGGCCGAGCGCGGGATCGGGCTTGCTTGCCTGCCGCTCTTTACCGTGCGCGAACAACTCCGTTCGGGTCGGCTCATATCCGTGATGGAAGATGAGCTGGCAGACGTCGGCGCTTTTCGCATCCTATGGCCTGCCAATCGCTACCCGGCCCCGAAGATACAGGTCTTCGTCGACTACATGGCGCGGCACCTTTTCAGCTAG